From the Peromyscus leucopus breed LL Stock chromosome 8b, UCI_PerLeu_2.1, whole genome shotgun sequence genome, one window contains:
- the LOC114681495 gene encoding peroxiredoxin-1-like, which translates to MSSGNAKIGYPAPNFKATAVMPDGQFKDISLSEYKGKYVVFFFYPLDFTFVCSTEIIAFSDRAEEFKKLNCQVIGASVDSHFCHLAWINTPKKQGGLGPMNIPLVSDPKHTIAQDYGILKADEGISFRGLFIIDDKGILRQITINDLPVGRSVEEILRLVQAFQYIDKHGEVCPAGWKLGSDTIQKSKEYFSKQK; encoded by the coding sequence ATGTCTTCAGGAAATGCAAAAATTGGgtatcctgcccccaacttcaaAGCCACAGCTGTTATGCCAGATGGACAATTCAAAGATATCAGCCTAAgtgaatacaaaggaaaatatgtcGTATTCTTCTTTTATCCTCTTGATTTTACTTTTGTGTGCTCCACTGAGATCATTGCTTTCAGTGATAGGGCAGAAGAATTTAAGAAACTCAATTGCCAAGTGATTGGAGCATCTGTGGATTCTCACTTCTGTCATCTGGCATGGATTAATACACCCAAGAAACAAGGAGGATTGGGACCCATGAACATTCCTTTGGTATCAGATCCCAAGCATACCATTGCTCAGGATTATGGAATCTTAAAGGCTGATGAAGGTATCTCTTTCAGGGGCCTCTTTATTATTGATGATAAAGGTATCCTTCGACAGATCACTATAAATGATCTTCCTGTTGGCCGCTCTGTGGAGGAGATTCTGAGACTAGTGCAGGCCTTCCAGTACATTGACAAGCATGGTGAAGTGTGCCCTGCTGGCTGGAAACTGGGCAGTGATACCatccaaaagagcaaagaatattTCTCTAAGCAGAAGTGA